The sequence AGCCGGCACGGAGCGCACCCGGCGCGGCCGGCCGGACGTGCCCCGGGACGGGGCGTACGCTGCCCGGCTCGTGACTTGAGGTAACGGTCGGTCATTTTCCTCGGTCTGCGCGGAGGATCGGCGCGGGGTACGGGAGTCGGCACACTGGGTGAGTACCCCGCCCCCGTATCTCGATCGAGGAGACCCATGGCTGACTCCGTCGTCTACGACCAGATCCCCGTCGTTCGCGCCACCGGGCGGGGCAGCACCTCGCTGGCCGCGTTCCACGACGCGCTGGTGACCATGGAGTGCGGTTTCTACAACCTCGTCCGCCTCTCCAGCGTCATCCCGCCCGGGACGTCGGTCGACCCGAGCGGCAAGGCGCCCGTCCCGGCCGGCGCGTGGGGCGACCGGCTGTTCTGCGTCTACGCCGAGCAGCACGCCACCCAGGTCGGTGAGCAGGCGTGGGCCGGCATCGGCTGGGTGCAGCGGCGTGACGGCCGGGGCGGCCTCTTCGTCGAGCACGAGGGCACCAGCGAGGCCTTCGTCACCGAGGCCATCAAGGCCAGCCTCCGGGACCTGGTGAAGGGCCACGAGGACGAGTTCGACGGCCCGGACTTCGTGGTCCACGGCGCGGTCTGCGACGGCGAGCCGGTCTGCAGCCTGGTCCTGGCCCCCTACGAGACCATCTCGTGGAAGGGCGCGCCGGCGGCCAACCCGCCCGCCATCAACTGATTCTCCCTGCCGGGTCCGTGCTCCCTGCGGTGCCCGGCAGTCCGAGCGGCGTCGAGCCACCCGTCCCTGTCCGGGGCGCGCGTCTCCGGGGTGCCCGGCAGTCCGAGCGGCGTCGAGCCACCCGTCCCTGCCCGGCCCGCGTCTCCGGGGTGCCCGGCAGTCCGAGCGGCGTCGAGCCACCCGCCCCCGCACGTCCGCGCGATTTCCGGCGGCCGGCCGCGCCCCGGCGGCCCGGTGATGGGTGATCAGCATCTGTGGTCCGAGGCCCCACCCCGACCGGGGTGGGGCCTCGACCGGCTTTCCGCCCGGCCGCACGTCGGTGCCGCCCGGAGCGGACGCCGTTCTTCGGGCTTGCCGAGCGCCGGGTGGAGGCCGGTCGGCATCCGGTCCCGGGCCGCGGCGCGGACCGCCGCGATGGTCTCCGGCAGCAGGACCGGCAGCGCGATCACCACCCCGACCACGGATTGCGGGATCCCCGCGTCGACCACGGCCGCTCCGATCTTCTGCGCCGATCCCGGACCCGCCGAGCCACCCCGCCGGGTCCGCCATACTCGATCGTTGTGACGAACCGGACGCCCCGCCTCGAGATCGAATACTGCACACAGTGCCGCTGGCTGCTGCGGGCCGCGTGGCTGGCACAGGAGTTGCTCACCACGTTCCCGCGGGATCTCGGTGAGGTGGCGCTGGTGCCGGGCGTCGGCGGAGTCTTCGAGGTCCGTCTGGACGGCGAGACCCTCTGGAACCGCAAACCCGACGGCTTCCCGGATCTGCCGCAGCTCAAGCGGATGGTCCGCGACCGGGTCGCGCCCGGCCGCGACCTGGGCCATTCCGACCGCAAGGACATCGCCCCGGCCCCCAGCCCCGAAGCCTGACGAGAACCCTCGAGGAGCGCGGCGCGAGGTGGCGACGGGCGGCTGATCGCCGTCGCCGTCGCCGGCAGCGGCGGGCGGTTGGCCGGCGTCGTGGCCGGGCGGCTGATCGTTGTTGCCGCCGGCAGCGGCGGGCGGCTGGCCGGCGTCGTGGCCGGGCGGCTGATCGATGTTGCCGCCAGCAGCGACGGGCGGCTGATCGTCGGCGCGGCCGGGCGGCGGCGGGCCGCTGACCGCGGTTGCGCCCGGGGAGTGATGCCGGCCGCCGCGCGGAGACGCCGGACGGAGCGCCGGTGCTCCCCGGGCGACCTGCCCGGGAGCACGCCGTGTGTACCGCAGGGTCAGAGGTCGGGGCTGTCGGCCGGGGCCATGATGCGCAGGGCGTTCGGATCGACCGCGATGCGCATCGGGGTCGCGCCGCGCGGCTCGCCGTCGACTTCGACGTGGGCGGGATGGTCGGTCTCCAGCCAGAGCTCGCCGACCGCGAGGAACGGGTGGTCGCGCAGGCTGCGGCGGTGGCCGGTGGCCGCGTTGCGGGCGGTTTCGCGCAGCAGCTCGCGCCGGGAGGGGCCGCCGACCGGGTACGCCACCAGCAGCCGATCGTCGGCGTGCGCGTCCGCGGTGATGGGGCGACCGGCATGGAAGCCGCCGTTCGCCACGTACACCTGGTGGGTGTGCAGGCGCAGCTCACGGCCGTCGGCGCGGATGGTGGCGCGCAGGGGGCGGTGCCGGGCCAGCAGTCCGAGCGCGGTGATCGGATAGGCGAGCCGCCCGGCCAGCCGTTTCAACCGCCCGGGCACCTTGATCATCACCTCGGCGGACAGTCCGATCCCGACGTGATTGGTGAACGGCATGTCCCCGGCCAGCCCCAGGTCCACGTCGATCACCTTGCCGTCGGCCAGGGTGCCGACGGCCGTGTCGAGGTCGGGCTCGATCCGTACGGTACGGGCGAAGTTGTTGGTGGTGCCCAGCGGCAACAGCCCGAGAGCGACGTCCCGGTGCGCCAGCATCCGTCCGGCGGTGCTGATCGTGCCGTCGCCGCCACCGGCGATCAGCAGGTCCGGTCCCCGGCCCAGAGCGTCCTCCAGCACGGGCTCCAACTCGCCGGATCGCTCCACCCCGTACGCCCCGAGCAGCTCGAATCCGGCGGCGAGCAGGCGGGCGTGCGCGTCCTCGTAGAGTTGCCGCCCGCGACGTGAGCGGGTGTTGACGACCAGCGCCGCCCGGCGATCACGCCGGATGTCCTCGGTGAGCCGCTGCTTGCTGCGCACACCGTCGACCCTATCCGGCACGGCTCCGACCCGTGTGAGCCGGAACCGCGGCCCGGTAGGTGTCACACCGTGGAGATGAAGGCCGGGTGGCTCAGCAGGAAGTTGTCGATCTCGTCGCGCTTGATCGCCCGCAGCAGATCCATGCTGTCCGGGCTGAGGATCTCGACGCTGCCGAGGCCGGGCACCGTCCTGGAGTTCAGCTTGCCGGCGTTGGTCTTGATGGTGACCAGCTTGTCGGGCTTGAGACTGCGCATCCCCAGCGCCCAGTCGACCAGCTCGATGCCGCCCTTGTCGACCGTCATCGACTTGCCGAACGCATTGATCAGCTTGGGCAGCTTGGTGGGTGAGTCCAGGCCGTCCTTCACCGCCTGCTCGATGATGGCCTTGAAGAACTGTTGCTGGTGCCGCTGCCGGCCGTAGTCGAGCGAGCCGTCGCCGAGCAGGTCGCGCTGGCGGACGAAGTCGAGCGCGTCGGCCGGGGTGAAGCAGTGCTTGCCCTTGGCGTAGAAGTTCGGCTTCACGCCGTCGATCCTGTCGCGGATCGTGCCGTCCTTGTTGATGACGAACGGCGCCGCGGGCTTGCCGTTGCGGTCGGTGCCCTTGTGGATCGAGGTGGTGTCGGTGTCGACATACATGCACACCTTGCCGAGCACCTTGACCACGTCGCGGAAGCCCTGGAAGTCGATGATCGCCCCGGCGTCCGGGGTGATCCCGGTCAGCTCCTTGACCGTCATGGTGAGCAGCTCGAACCCGTGCTGCAGCGCCACCTTGCCCTTGAGTCCGCGGGTGCCGAAGGCGAACGCGGCATTGATCTTGGCTTTTCCGCCGGCCCATTTCTGCGCGGTGTTGTCGTAGGCCGGGATGGTGACGTAGCTGTCCCGGGGAAGGGAGATCAGATAGCCGCTCGAATGGTCCTTGTTGATGTGCAGCAGGATGATCGAGTCGGAGCGCAGCGGCTCGCCGTTGATCTGGTCGGGTCGCTGGTCGATGCCGACGAGAAGGATGTTCTTCGCGCCGTCCAGGTTCGCGGTCCGCTTCTCCTCGACCGGTTTGGCCGAGCCGAGCAACTCCTCCTGGCCGACGGCGGACGTGGCCGCGGCCACCGTCGCCTTCAGCCCCACCGCGCCGCCGCCACCGGCCACCAGCAGCGCCGATCCGAGGACCACCGTCCAGAATGCCCACCGGGGTGAGCGTCGCCGGCGTCTGCTTGTCCTGCGCAAGGCGGTCTCCTCGTCTCGAGCGGTCATGCCGTCCACGTCGATCCAGGACGGTCGTTCCACCCATGAAGACGGGCGCCGCACGCCGAAAGATTGCCTCCGCGACATGGAATTCCGCTGAGCGGAAGTTGGCGGCTCGCTGAACGTCGATCCGATCGCCGTGCGTTGCTTGCCTGTTACTCCCTAACCCGCCGATTTCTGTTCACTGCCGCGCCGCCGGGGGCCCCTAGCGTCCAGATCAACATTCCCCGCCGTAAGCGAGCAGCCATGTCCCCTGAGCCGGATGTCAGTGTGGTCATCCCGACGTGCAACCGGCCGGAACTGGCCGTACGCGCGGCGCGCAGCGCACTCGGGCAGACCCATCGCAACCTCGAGGTGATCGTCGTCGTCGATGGGCCCGACGACGCCACCACGGGGGCCCTCGCCGGGATCGCCGACCCGCGGCTGGAGGTGCTCGTGCTGCCACGGCGCGGCAAGGCGCCGAACGCCCGCAACGCCGGGGCCCGGCACGCCCGTGGCCGCTGGACGGCGATGCTCGACGACGACGACGAATGGCTGCCCGGCAAGCTCGCGGTGCAGCTGGAGCTGGCCGAGGCGGCCCGGTCCGAGGCGCCGATCGTGGCCTGCCGGATGATCAACCGGACGCCGCGCGCCGACTCGGTGATGCCCCGCCGGCTGCCCGCCCCGGGCGAGCCGATCAGCGAGTACTTCACCGTCCGGCGGGGCCTGTTCTACGGCGACGGCTTCATCCAGACCTCCACCCTCCTGGCGCCCACGTGGCTGTGGCGTAAGGTGCCGTTCACCGTCGGGCTGCGCCGCCAGCAGGAGCTCGACTGGGCGTTGCGGGCCCTGCGCGAGGAGGGCACCGAGCTGATCTACGCGAGCGAGCCGCTGGTGCTCTGGCACCAGGACGAGGACCGCGAGCGGATCAGCCTGGAGAACCCGTGGCAGGAGCAGCTGGAGTGGCTGCGCGACAACCGCGCGCTGTTCACCCCGCGGGCGTACGCCGCCTTCACCCTCAGCGTGCTCAGCTCGATGACCGCGCCGACCCGCGACTTCGCCCTCTTCCGGCAGCTGCTCGCGGAGGCTCGCGGCCACGGCCGGCCGGGGGCCCTGGACTACCTCACCCACCTGCAGATCTGGGCCCTGCCGCCGGGCCTGCGGCGCCGCCTGCGCGACCTGGTCGTGGGCCGCCGCACCGGCGGCGAGCCGGCCCCGGCCGAGCCCGCCCGGCCGGTCCCCGCCGATGCCGACTGAGCGCCGCGTCGCGATCTGGCGCAGCGCGATGCTGCCCGGATCGGAGACGTTCATCCGCGGTCAGGGCGATGCGCTGACCCGGTGGACGCCGACCTACGTCGGCGCCACCCGGATCGACTCGGCGCTGTCGCGCCCCGACGACGTGATCGCCTTCCCGGACGGCCGCGGCTTCCTGCGGCTGCGTCTCACCGGGACGTCGCCCCGGCTGCGGGAAACCCTTTCCGGGGTACGGCCGGATCTCGTGCACGCCCACTTCGCCGGCGACGGCTGGCTGGTCAGCCACTCCGCCCGGCAGCTCGACGTGCCGCTGGTGGTGACCGTGCACGGGCACGACGTCACCCGCCAGCCGGCCAGTCCCGGCGCCAAGGGCGTGCGCTACCGCCGCAACCTGCGCACCGTGTTCCAGCGGGCGGCCCTGGTCGTCGCGGTCTCCGAGGTGATCCGCGAGCGGGCGGTCGCCTGGGGCGCCGACCCGGCGAAGGTGCGGGTGCACCACACCGGGGTGCCGGTGCCACCGGCGGTGCCGATGGTGCCGAAGCGCTGGGACGTGGTGTTCGTCGGCCGCTTCGTGGCCAAGAAGGGCATCGACGACCTGCTCACCGCCCTCGCGTCGATCGACTCCCCGCGACCGCGCGCGCTGTTCATCGGCGACGGCGAGCTGATGCCGGCGATGCGGGCGCGGGCCGAGCAGCTGCGGGTGGACGCCACGTTCGTGGGCAGCCGGCCGCCCGACGCGGTGCACCGGCACCTCGCCGAGTCCCGCATCCTGGCCTGCCCGTCGAAGACCGCGCCGGACGGCGACACCGAGGGCCTGCCCACCACGCTGCTGGAGGCCGGCGCGCTCGGCCTGCCGGTGGTTGCCACCCGGCACAGCGGCATCCCGGAGGCGGTCGTCGACGGCGCGACCGGCCTGCTCACACCGGAGGCCGACCCGGCCGCGCTGGCCGGCTCGCTGACCCGGCTGCTCGGCGACGCGGAACTGCGCCACCGGCTGGGCGCGCAGGCCCGCCGGCACGTCACCGCGCACTTCGACCTGGTCGAGCAGACCCGCCGCCTGGAACGGCTCTACGACGAGGCCAGCACGGACGCCCGGCTGACCAGCCGGCGCTGACCACGCGTGCCGCGCCGGCGGGGCGCGCCCGCGTGGCGCGGTCCGCGCCGCGCGTCGGCGCCGCGCCCGTCCGGGAACCGGCGCCGCGATGCGGCCACCGGCGGTCAGCCGTCCGGGCGGAGGCGGCGCAGCGCGGCCCGGGCCACCCGCTTTCCGGTACGAAGCCCGCCGGCCACCACGGTCGCGGCCCGGCCGGGCGCGGTCGCCTTGAGCGCCGAGATGATCCGGTTGGCGCGGATCAGTTCGGCGTCTCGCCGGGCCGCCCGCCGCTCGTACCAGTCCGCCTGGGCACGGGCCTCGGCCAGCTCCCGGCGCAGGCGATCCCGCTGCGCCACGGTCTCGCGCAG is a genomic window of Actinoplanes teichomyceticus ATCC 31121 containing:
- a CDS encoding pyruvoyl-dependent arginine decarboxylase; translation: MADSVVYDQIPVVRATGRGSTSLAAFHDALVTMECGFYNLVRLSSVIPPGTSVDPSGKAPVPAGAWGDRLFCVYAEQHATQVGEQAWAGIGWVQRRDGRGGLFVEHEGTSEAFVTEAIKASLRDLVKGHEDEFDGPDFVVHGAVCDGEPVCSLVLAPYETISWKGAPAANPPAIN
- a CDS encoding diacylglycerol/lipid kinase family protein, with translation MRSKQRLTEDIRRDRRAALVVNTRSRRGRQLYEDAHARLLAAGFELLGAYGVERSGELEPVLEDALGRGPDLLIAGGGDGTISTAGRMLAHRDVALGLLPLGTTNNFARTVRIEPDLDTAVGTLADGKVIDVDLGLAGDMPFTNHVGIGLSAEVMIKVPGRLKRLAGRLAYPITALGLLARHRPLRATIRADGRELRLHTHQVYVANGGFHAGRPITADAHADDRLLVAYPVGGPSRRELLRETARNAATGHRRSLRDHPFLAVGELWLETDHPAHVEVDGEPRGATPMRIAVDPNALRIMAPADSPDL
- a CDS encoding LCP family protein, with product MVLGSALLVAGGGGAVGLKATVAAATSAVGQEELLGSAKPVEEKRTANLDGAKNILLVGIDQRPDQINGEPLRSDSIILLHINKDHSSGYLISLPRDSYVTIPAYDNTAQKWAGGKAKINAAFAFGTRGLKGKVALQHGFELLTMTVKELTGITPDAGAIIDFQGFRDVVKVLGKVCMYVDTDTTSIHKGTDRNGKPAAPFVINKDGTIRDRIDGVKPNFYAKGKHCFTPADALDFVRQRDLLGDGSLDYGRQRHQQQFFKAIIEQAVKDGLDSPTKLPKLINAFGKSMTVDKGGIELVDWALGMRSLKPDKLVTIKTNAGKLNSRTVPGLGSVEILSPDSMDLLRAIKRDEIDNFLLSHPAFISTV
- a CDS encoding SelT/SelW/SelH family protein translates to MTNRTPRLEIEYCTQCRWLLRAAWLAQELLTTFPRDLGEVALVPGVGGVFEVRLDGETLWNRKPDGFPDLPQLKRMVRDRVAPGRDLGHSDRKDIAPAPSPEA
- a CDS encoding glycosyltransferase family 2 protein produces the protein MSPEPDVSVVIPTCNRPELAVRAARSALGQTHRNLEVIVVVDGPDDATTGALAGIADPRLEVLVLPRRGKAPNARNAGARHARGRWTAMLDDDDEWLPGKLAVQLELAEAARSEAPIVACRMINRTPRADSVMPRRLPAPGEPISEYFTVRRGLFYGDGFIQTSTLLAPTWLWRKVPFTVGLRRQQELDWALRALREEGTELIYASEPLVLWHQDEDRERISLENPWQEQLEWLRDNRALFTPRAYAAFTLSVLSSMTAPTRDFALFRQLLAEARGHGRPGALDYLTHLQIWALPPGLRRRLRDLVVGRRTGGEPAPAEPARPVPADAD
- a CDS encoding glycosyltransferase — its product is MPTERRVAIWRSAMLPGSETFIRGQGDALTRWTPTYVGATRIDSALSRPDDVIAFPDGRGFLRLRLTGTSPRLRETLSGVRPDLVHAHFAGDGWLVSHSARQLDVPLVVTVHGHDVTRQPASPGAKGVRYRRNLRTVFQRAALVVAVSEVIRERAVAWGADPAKVRVHHTGVPVPPAVPMVPKRWDVVFVGRFVAKKGIDDLLTALASIDSPRPRALFIGDGELMPAMRARAEQLRVDATFVGSRPPDAVHRHLAESRILACPSKTAPDGDTEGLPTTLLEAGALGLPVVATRHSGIPEAVVDGATGLLTPEADPAALAGSLTRLLGDAELRHRLGAQARRHVTAHFDLVEQTRRLERLYDEASTDARLTSRR